The Ovis aries strain OAR_USU_Benz2616 breed Rambouillet chromosome 11, ARS-UI_Ramb_v3.0, whole genome shotgun sequence genome window below encodes:
- the NT5M gene encoding 5'(3')-deoxyribonucleotidase, mitochondrial → MIRLRGWCSRTPRGAAGPAGRRWASGGPAGRALRVLVDMDGVLADFEGGFLRKFRARFPDQPFIALEDRRGFWVSEQYGRLQPGLSEKAISIWESENFFFDLEPLPGAVEAVKQMANLESTDVFICTSPIKMYKYCPFEKYAWVEKHFGPDFLEQMVLTRDKTVVSADLLIDDRVDITGAEPNPSWEHVLFTACHNRHTQLQPPSRRLHSWADDWRAILDSKRTH, encoded by the exons ATGATCCGGCTGCGCGGCTGGTGCTCGCGGACGCCCCGCGGCGCGGCGGGGCCGGCAGGGCGGCGCTGGGCGTCTGGTGGGCCTGCCGGCCGCGCCCTGCGAGTGCTGGTGGACATGGACGGCGTGCTGGCCGACTTCGAGGGCGGCTTCCTCAGGAAGTTCCGCGCTCGCTTCCCCGACCAGCCCTTCATCGCGCTGGAGGACCGGCGCGGCTTCTGGGTGTCGGAGCAGTACGGCCGTCTGCAACCCGGGCTGAGC GAGAAGGCCATCAGCATCTGGGAGTCTGAGAACTTCTTCTTTGACCTCGAACCTCTCCCTGGGGCTGTGGAAGCCGTGAAACAGATGGCCAACCTGGAGAG CACTGACGTCTTCATTTGCACGAGCCCCATCAAGATGTACAAGTACTGTCCCTTCGAGAAG TATGCCTGGGTGGAGAAGCACTTTGGCCCTGACTTCCTGGAGCAGATGGTGCTGACCAGAGACAAGACCGTGGTCTCCGCCGACCTCCTCATAGACGACCGGGTGGACATCACAG GAGCCGAGCCGAATCCCAGCTGGGAGCATGTCCTGTTCACAGCCTGTCACAACCGCCACACGCAGCTGCAGCCCCCCAGCCGCAGGCTGCACTCGTGGGCAGATGACTGGAGGGCAATTCTGGACAGCAAGCGGACCCACTGA
- the COPS3 gene encoding COP9 signalosome complex subunit 3 isoform X2, giving the protein MASALEQFVNSVRQLSAQGQMTQLCELINKSGELLAKNLSHLDTVLGALDVQEHSLGVLAVLFVKFSMPSVPDFETLFSQVQLFISTCNGEHIRYATDTFAGLCHQLTNALVERKQPLRGIGVLRQAIDKMQMNTNQLTSVHADLCQLCLLAKCFKPALPYLDVDMVDICKENGAYDAKHFLCYYYYGGMVYTGLKNFERALYFYEQAITTPAMAVSHIMLESYKKYILVSLILLGKVQQLPKYTSQIVGRFIKPLSNAYHELAQVYSTNNPSELRSLVTKHSEIFTRDNNMGLVKQCLSSLYKKNIQRLTKTFLTLSLQDMASRVQLSGPQEAEKYVLHMIEDGEIFASINQKDGMVSFHDNPEKYNNPAMLHNIDQEMLKCIELDERLKAMDQEITVNPQFVQKSMGSQEDDSGNKPSSYS; this is encoded by the exons ATGGCGTCCGCCCTGGAGCAGTTCGTCAACAGCGTCCGCCAGCTCTCCGCCCAAG GGCAAATGACTCAGCTTTGTGAACTGATCAACAAGAGTGGGGAGCTTCTGGCGAAGAACTTATCCCATCTGGATACCGTGCTCGGGGCCCTGGACGTCCAGGAGCACTCCTTGGGCGTCCTCGCTGTCTT GTTTGTGAAGTTTTCCATGCCCAGCGTTCCCGACTTTGAGACGCTGTTCTCCCAGGTTCAGCTCTTCATCAGCACCTGCAACGGGGAGCACATCCGCTATGCGACAGACACCT TTGCTGGGCTTTGCCATCAGCTAACAAATGCACTTGTGGAAAGAAAACAG CCTCTGCGAGGAATTGGCGTCCTCAGGCAAGCCATTGACAAGATGCAGATGAACACAAACCAGCTGACCTCTGTGCATGCCGACCTCTGCCAG CTGTGTTTGCTGGCAAAGTGCTTTAAGCCGGCCCTGCCGTACCTGGATGTGGACATGGTGGACATCTGCAAGGAGAACGGGGCCTATGACGCCAAGCACTTCCTGTGCTACTACTACTATGGCGGGATGGTCTACACCGGACTGAAGAACTTCGAGCGGGCACTCTACTTCTACGAGCAG GCCATCACCACACCTGCCATGGCCGTCAGTCACATCATGCTGGAGTCGTATAAGAAGTATATCCTGGTGTCTCTGATCCTGCTGGGCAAAGTACAGCAGCTGCCGAAATACACCTCTCAGATTGTGGGTAGATTCATTAAG CCTCTTAGCAATGCATACCACGAGTTAGCGCAAGTGTACTCCACCAACAACCCCTCGGAGCTCCGCAGCCTGGTGACCAAGCACAGCGAGATCTTCACACGCGACAACAACATGGGGCTGGTGAAGCAGTGCCTGTCCTCGCTGTATAAGAAGAACATCCAAAGACTCACCAAG ACATTTTTAACACTGTCGTTACAAGATATGGCGAGTCGTGTGCAGCTGTCCGGGCCTCAGGAGGCAGAAAAGTATGTCCTGCACATG aTAGAAGATGGTGAGATTTTTGCAAGTATTAATCAGAAGGATGGGATGGTCAGTTTCCACGATAACCCTGAAAAATACAACAACCCTGCCATGCTTCACAACATTGACCAGGAG ATGCTGAAGTGTATAGAGCTGGACGAGCGGCTGAAGGCCATGGACCAGGAGATCACAGTGAACCCCCAGTTCGTGCAGAAG agcATGGGGTCACAGGAAGATGACTCAGGAAACAAGCCGTCCAGTTACTCCTGA
- the COPS3 gene encoding COP9 signalosome complex subunit 3 isoform X1, with amino-acid sequence MASALEQFVNSVRQLSAQGQMTQLCELINKSGELLAKNLSHLDTVLGALDVQEHSLGVLAVLFVKFSMPSVPDFETLFSQVQLFISTCNGEHIRYATDTFAGLCHQLTNALVERKQPLRGIGVLRQAIDKMQMNTNQLTSVHADLCQLCLLAKCFKPALPYLDVDMVDICKENGAYDAKHFLCYYYYGGMVYTGLKNFERALYFYEQAITTPAMAVSHIMLESYKKYILVSLILLGKVQQLPKYTSQIVGRFIKPLSNAYHELAQVYSTNNPSELRSLVTKHSEIFTRDNNMGLVKQCLSSLYKKNIQRLTKTFLTLSLQDMASRVQLSGPQEAEKYVLHMIEDGEIFASINQKDGMVSFHDNPEKYNNPAMLHNIDQEMLKCIELDERLKAMDQEITVNPQFVQKVIGPPSLTEVCWRELGGVPVIVKFTEMCSWRAFPHSRLEVCLGVGVGVLELPPCYRG; translated from the exons ATGGCGTCCGCCCTGGAGCAGTTCGTCAACAGCGTCCGCCAGCTCTCCGCCCAAG GGCAAATGACTCAGCTTTGTGAACTGATCAACAAGAGTGGGGAGCTTCTGGCGAAGAACTTATCCCATCTGGATACCGTGCTCGGGGCCCTGGACGTCCAGGAGCACTCCTTGGGCGTCCTCGCTGTCTT GTTTGTGAAGTTTTCCATGCCCAGCGTTCCCGACTTTGAGACGCTGTTCTCCCAGGTTCAGCTCTTCATCAGCACCTGCAACGGGGAGCACATCCGCTATGCGACAGACACCT TTGCTGGGCTTTGCCATCAGCTAACAAATGCACTTGTGGAAAGAAAACAG CCTCTGCGAGGAATTGGCGTCCTCAGGCAAGCCATTGACAAGATGCAGATGAACACAAACCAGCTGACCTCTGTGCATGCCGACCTCTGCCAG CTGTGTTTGCTGGCAAAGTGCTTTAAGCCGGCCCTGCCGTACCTGGATGTGGACATGGTGGACATCTGCAAGGAGAACGGGGCCTATGACGCCAAGCACTTCCTGTGCTACTACTACTATGGCGGGATGGTCTACACCGGACTGAAGAACTTCGAGCGGGCACTCTACTTCTACGAGCAG GCCATCACCACACCTGCCATGGCCGTCAGTCACATCATGCTGGAGTCGTATAAGAAGTATATCCTGGTGTCTCTGATCCTGCTGGGCAAAGTACAGCAGCTGCCGAAATACACCTCTCAGATTGTGGGTAGATTCATTAAG CCTCTTAGCAATGCATACCACGAGTTAGCGCAAGTGTACTCCACCAACAACCCCTCGGAGCTCCGCAGCCTGGTGACCAAGCACAGCGAGATCTTCACACGCGACAACAACATGGGGCTGGTGAAGCAGTGCCTGTCCTCGCTGTATAAGAAGAACATCCAAAGACTCACCAAG ACATTTTTAACACTGTCGTTACAAGATATGGCGAGTCGTGTGCAGCTGTCCGGGCCTCAGGAGGCAGAAAAGTATGTCCTGCACATG aTAGAAGATGGTGAGATTTTTGCAAGTATTAATCAGAAGGATGGGATGGTCAGTTTCCACGATAACCCTGAAAAATACAACAACCCTGCCATGCTTCACAACATTGACCAGGAG ATGCTGAAGTGTATAGAGCTGGACGAGCGGCTGAAGGCCATGGACCAGGAGATCACAGTGAACCCCCAGTTCGTGCAGAAGGTGATTGGGCCCCCCTCGTTAACAGAAGTATGCTGGAGGGAGCTGGGTGGTGTCCCTGTAATAGTGAAGTTCACGGAGATGTGCTCGTGGAGAGCATTTCCACACTCCAGGCTGGAAGTGTGTttaggagtgggggtgggggtcctggAACTGCCTCCCTGTTACAGGGGGTGA
- the COPS3 gene encoding COP9 signalosome complex subunit 3 isoform X5, which translates to MASALEQFVNSVRQLSAQGQMTQLCELINKSGELLAKNLSHLDTVLGALDVQEHSLGVLAVLFVKFSMPSVPDFETLFSQVQLFISTCNGEHIRYATDTFAGLCHQLTNALVERKQPLRGIGVLRQAIDKMQMNTNQLTSVHADLCQAITTPAMAVSHIMLESYKKYILVSLILLGKVQQLPKYTSQIVGRFIKPLSNAYHELAQVYSTNNPSELRSLVTKHSEIFTRDNNMGLVKQCLSSLYKKNIQRLTKTFLTLSLQDMASRVQLSGPQEAEKYVLHMIEDGEIFASINQKDGMVSFHDNPEKYNNPAMLHNIDQEMLKCIELDERLKAMDQEITVNPQFVQKSMGSQEDDSGNKPSSYS; encoded by the exons ATGGCGTCCGCCCTGGAGCAGTTCGTCAACAGCGTCCGCCAGCTCTCCGCCCAAG GGCAAATGACTCAGCTTTGTGAACTGATCAACAAGAGTGGGGAGCTTCTGGCGAAGAACTTATCCCATCTGGATACCGTGCTCGGGGCCCTGGACGTCCAGGAGCACTCCTTGGGCGTCCTCGCTGTCTT GTTTGTGAAGTTTTCCATGCCCAGCGTTCCCGACTTTGAGACGCTGTTCTCCCAGGTTCAGCTCTTCATCAGCACCTGCAACGGGGAGCACATCCGCTATGCGACAGACACCT TTGCTGGGCTTTGCCATCAGCTAACAAATGCACTTGTGGAAAGAAAACAG CCTCTGCGAGGAATTGGCGTCCTCAGGCAAGCCATTGACAAGATGCAGATGAACACAAACCAGCTGACCTCTGTGCATGCCGACCTCTGCCAG GCCATCACCACACCTGCCATGGCCGTCAGTCACATCATGCTGGAGTCGTATAAGAAGTATATCCTGGTGTCTCTGATCCTGCTGGGCAAAGTACAGCAGCTGCCGAAATACACCTCTCAGATTGTGGGTAGATTCATTAAG CCTCTTAGCAATGCATACCACGAGTTAGCGCAAGTGTACTCCACCAACAACCCCTCGGAGCTCCGCAGCCTGGTGACCAAGCACAGCGAGATCTTCACACGCGACAACAACATGGGGCTGGTGAAGCAGTGCCTGTCCTCGCTGTATAAGAAGAACATCCAAAGACTCACCAAG ACATTTTTAACACTGTCGTTACAAGATATGGCGAGTCGTGTGCAGCTGTCCGGGCCTCAGGAGGCAGAAAAGTATGTCCTGCACATG aTAGAAGATGGTGAGATTTTTGCAAGTATTAATCAGAAGGATGGGATGGTCAGTTTCCACGATAACCCTGAAAAATACAACAACCCTGCCATGCTTCACAACATTGACCAGGAG ATGCTGAAGTGTATAGAGCTGGACGAGCGGCTGAAGGCCATGGACCAGGAGATCACAGTGAACCCCCAGTTCGTGCAGAAG agcATGGGGTCACAGGAAGATGACTCAGGAAACAAGCCGTCCAGTTACTCCTGA
- the COPS3 gene encoding COP9 signalosome complex subunit 3 isoform X3, whose product MASALEQFVNSVRQLSAQGQMTQLCELINKSGELLAKNLSHLDTVLGALDVQEHSLGVLAVLFVKFSMPSVPDFETLFSQVQLFISTCNGEHIRYATDTFAGLCHQLTNALVERKQPLRGIGVLRQAIDKMQMNTNQLTSVHADLCQAITTPAMAVSHIMLESYKKYILVSLILLGKVQQLPKYTSQIVGRFIKPLSNAYHELAQVYSTNNPSELRSLVTKHSEIFTRDNNMGLVKQCLSSLYKKNIQRLTKTFLTLSLQDMASRVQLSGPQEAEKYVLHMIEDGEIFASINQKDGMVSFHDNPEKYNNPAMLHNIDQEMLKCIELDERLKAMDQEITVNPQFVQKVIGPPSLTEVCWRELGGVPVIVKFTEMCSWRAFPHSRLEVCLGVGVGVLELPPCYRG is encoded by the exons ATGGCGTCCGCCCTGGAGCAGTTCGTCAACAGCGTCCGCCAGCTCTCCGCCCAAG GGCAAATGACTCAGCTTTGTGAACTGATCAACAAGAGTGGGGAGCTTCTGGCGAAGAACTTATCCCATCTGGATACCGTGCTCGGGGCCCTGGACGTCCAGGAGCACTCCTTGGGCGTCCTCGCTGTCTT GTTTGTGAAGTTTTCCATGCCCAGCGTTCCCGACTTTGAGACGCTGTTCTCCCAGGTTCAGCTCTTCATCAGCACCTGCAACGGGGAGCACATCCGCTATGCGACAGACACCT TTGCTGGGCTTTGCCATCAGCTAACAAATGCACTTGTGGAAAGAAAACAG CCTCTGCGAGGAATTGGCGTCCTCAGGCAAGCCATTGACAAGATGCAGATGAACACAAACCAGCTGACCTCTGTGCATGCCGACCTCTGCCAG GCCATCACCACACCTGCCATGGCCGTCAGTCACATCATGCTGGAGTCGTATAAGAAGTATATCCTGGTGTCTCTGATCCTGCTGGGCAAAGTACAGCAGCTGCCGAAATACACCTCTCAGATTGTGGGTAGATTCATTAAG CCTCTTAGCAATGCATACCACGAGTTAGCGCAAGTGTACTCCACCAACAACCCCTCGGAGCTCCGCAGCCTGGTGACCAAGCACAGCGAGATCTTCACACGCGACAACAACATGGGGCTGGTGAAGCAGTGCCTGTCCTCGCTGTATAAGAAGAACATCCAAAGACTCACCAAG ACATTTTTAACACTGTCGTTACAAGATATGGCGAGTCGTGTGCAGCTGTCCGGGCCTCAGGAGGCAGAAAAGTATGTCCTGCACATG aTAGAAGATGGTGAGATTTTTGCAAGTATTAATCAGAAGGATGGGATGGTCAGTTTCCACGATAACCCTGAAAAATACAACAACCCTGCCATGCTTCACAACATTGACCAGGAG ATGCTGAAGTGTATAGAGCTGGACGAGCGGCTGAAGGCCATGGACCAGGAGATCACAGTGAACCCCCAGTTCGTGCAGAAGGTGATTGGGCCCCCCTCGTTAACAGAAGTATGCTGGAGGGAGCTGGGTGGTGTCCCTGTAATAGTGAAGTTCACGGAGATGTGCTCGTGGAGAGCATTTCCACACTCCAGGCTGGAAGTGTGTttaggagtgggggtgggggtcctggAACTGCCTCCCTGTTACAGGGGGTGA
- the COPS3 gene encoding COP9 signalosome complex subunit 3 isoform X4 — MPSVPDFETLFSQVQLFISTCNGEHIRYATDTFAGLCHQLTNALVERKQPLRGIGVLRQAIDKMQMNTNQLTSVHADLCQLCLLAKCFKPALPYLDVDMVDICKENGAYDAKHFLCYYYYGGMVYTGLKNFERALYFYEQAITTPAMAVSHIMLESYKKYILVSLILLGKVQQLPKYTSQIVGRFIKPLSNAYHELAQVYSTNNPSELRSLVTKHSEIFTRDNNMGLVKQCLSSLYKKNIQRLTKTFLTLSLQDMASRVQLSGPQEAEKYVLHMIEDGEIFASINQKDGMVSFHDNPEKYNNPAMLHNIDQEMLKCIELDERLKAMDQEITVNPQFVQKVIGPPSLTEVCWRELGGVPVIVKFTEMCSWRAFPHSRLEVCLGVGVGVLELPPCYRG; from the exons ATGCCCAGCGTTCCCGACTTTGAGACGCTGTTCTCCCAGGTTCAGCTCTTCATCAGCACCTGCAACGGGGAGCACATCCGCTATGCGACAGACACCT TTGCTGGGCTTTGCCATCAGCTAACAAATGCACTTGTGGAAAGAAAACAG CCTCTGCGAGGAATTGGCGTCCTCAGGCAAGCCATTGACAAGATGCAGATGAACACAAACCAGCTGACCTCTGTGCATGCCGACCTCTGCCAG CTGTGTTTGCTGGCAAAGTGCTTTAAGCCGGCCCTGCCGTACCTGGATGTGGACATGGTGGACATCTGCAAGGAGAACGGGGCCTATGACGCCAAGCACTTCCTGTGCTACTACTACTATGGCGGGATGGTCTACACCGGACTGAAGAACTTCGAGCGGGCACTCTACTTCTACGAGCAG GCCATCACCACACCTGCCATGGCCGTCAGTCACATCATGCTGGAGTCGTATAAGAAGTATATCCTGGTGTCTCTGATCCTGCTGGGCAAAGTACAGCAGCTGCCGAAATACACCTCTCAGATTGTGGGTAGATTCATTAAG CCTCTTAGCAATGCATACCACGAGTTAGCGCAAGTGTACTCCACCAACAACCCCTCGGAGCTCCGCAGCCTGGTGACCAAGCACAGCGAGATCTTCACACGCGACAACAACATGGGGCTGGTGAAGCAGTGCCTGTCCTCGCTGTATAAGAAGAACATCCAAAGACTCACCAAG ACATTTTTAACACTGTCGTTACAAGATATGGCGAGTCGTGTGCAGCTGTCCGGGCCTCAGGAGGCAGAAAAGTATGTCCTGCACATG aTAGAAGATGGTGAGATTTTTGCAAGTATTAATCAGAAGGATGGGATGGTCAGTTTCCACGATAACCCTGAAAAATACAACAACCCTGCCATGCTTCACAACATTGACCAGGAG ATGCTGAAGTGTATAGAGCTGGACGAGCGGCTGAAGGCCATGGACCAGGAGATCACAGTGAACCCCCAGTTCGTGCAGAAGGTGATTGGGCCCCCCTCGTTAACAGAAGTATGCTGGAGGGAGCTGGGTGGTGTCCCTGTAATAGTGAAGTTCACGGAGATGTGCTCGTGGAGAGCATTTCCACACTCCAGGCTGGAAGTGTGTttaggagtgggggtgggggtcctggAACTGCCTCCCTGTTACAGGGGGTGA
- the COPS3 gene encoding COP9 signalosome complex subunit 3 isoform X6, with the protein MPSVPDFETLFSQVQLFISTCNGEHIRYATDTFAGLCHQLTNALVERKQPLRGIGVLRQAIDKMQMNTNQLTSVHADLCQLCLLAKCFKPALPYLDVDMVDICKENGAYDAKHFLCYYYYGGMVYTGLKNFERALYFYEQAITTPAMAVSHIMLESYKKYILVSLILLGKVQQLPKYTSQIVGRFIKPLSNAYHELAQVYSTNNPSELRSLVTKHSEIFTRDNNMGLVKQCLSSLYKKNIQRLTKTFLTLSLQDMASRVQLSGPQEAEKYVLHMIEDGEIFASINQKDGMVSFHDNPEKYNNPAMLHNIDQEMLKCIELDERLKAMDQEITVNPQFVQKSMGSQEDDSGNKPSSYS; encoded by the exons ATGCCCAGCGTTCCCGACTTTGAGACGCTGTTCTCCCAGGTTCAGCTCTTCATCAGCACCTGCAACGGGGAGCACATCCGCTATGCGACAGACACCT TTGCTGGGCTTTGCCATCAGCTAACAAATGCACTTGTGGAAAGAAAACAG CCTCTGCGAGGAATTGGCGTCCTCAGGCAAGCCATTGACAAGATGCAGATGAACACAAACCAGCTGACCTCTGTGCATGCCGACCTCTGCCAG CTGTGTTTGCTGGCAAAGTGCTTTAAGCCGGCCCTGCCGTACCTGGATGTGGACATGGTGGACATCTGCAAGGAGAACGGGGCCTATGACGCCAAGCACTTCCTGTGCTACTACTACTATGGCGGGATGGTCTACACCGGACTGAAGAACTTCGAGCGGGCACTCTACTTCTACGAGCAG GCCATCACCACACCTGCCATGGCCGTCAGTCACATCATGCTGGAGTCGTATAAGAAGTATATCCTGGTGTCTCTGATCCTGCTGGGCAAAGTACAGCAGCTGCCGAAATACACCTCTCAGATTGTGGGTAGATTCATTAAG CCTCTTAGCAATGCATACCACGAGTTAGCGCAAGTGTACTCCACCAACAACCCCTCGGAGCTCCGCAGCCTGGTGACCAAGCACAGCGAGATCTTCACACGCGACAACAACATGGGGCTGGTGAAGCAGTGCCTGTCCTCGCTGTATAAGAAGAACATCCAAAGACTCACCAAG ACATTTTTAACACTGTCGTTACAAGATATGGCGAGTCGTGTGCAGCTGTCCGGGCCTCAGGAGGCAGAAAAGTATGTCCTGCACATG aTAGAAGATGGTGAGATTTTTGCAAGTATTAATCAGAAGGATGGGATGGTCAGTTTCCACGATAACCCTGAAAAATACAACAACCCTGCCATGCTTCACAACATTGACCAGGAG ATGCTGAAGTGTATAGAGCTGGACGAGCGGCTGAAGGCCATGGACCAGGAGATCACAGTGAACCCCCAGTTCGTGCAGAAG agcATGGGGTCACAGGAAGATGACTCAGGAAACAAGCCGTCCAGTTACTCCTGA